Proteins from a genomic interval of Mesorhizobium shangrilense:
- a CDS encoding haloacid dehalogenase type II, whose protein sequence is MATIEVLFFDVLGTVVDWRGSIADEVQAFLKRHDLRNIDAHSFADAWVGNYDAAIEPIRSGKRAFTSLDIINMENLKACLTQFDLTPTQFACSELEALNLAWHKLRPWPDSVEGIAQLKQHFIVAPLSDGNTKLLVDMAKHARLPWDMVFGADVSQSYKPTPRAYLHACELLDVPPQRVMLVAAHGYDLDAARSCGLKTAMSFASTHLIH, encoded by the coding sequence ATGGCGACTATCGAGGTATTGTTCTTTGACGTTTTGGGAACGGTCGTCGATTGGCGGGGCAGTATTGCGGACGAGGTCCAAGCATTTCTGAAGCGTCATGACCTGCGGAACATCGATGCCCATAGCTTCGCGGATGCGTGGGTCGGAAATTATGATGCCGCAATCGAACCGATCCGCTCCGGCAAACGGGCCTTCACCTCTCTCGACATCATAAATATGGAGAACCTGAAGGCCTGTCTGACGCAGTTCGATCTAACGCCGACGCAGTTTGCATGCAGTGAACTGGAAGCACTGAACCTTGCATGGCACAAGCTGCGGCCCTGGCCGGATTCGGTTGAGGGCATCGCCCAGCTAAAGCAACATTTCATCGTTGCCCCTTTATCCGACGGAAACACCAAGCTGTTGGTCGATATGGCCAAACACGCGCGCTTGCCGTGGGATATGGTTTTCGGCGCAGACGTTTCCCAATCCTATAAGCCTACGCCTCGAGCCTATCTCCATGCCTGTGAACTGTTGGATGTGCCTCCGCAACGCGTCATGCTGGTCGCCGCGCATGGCTACGATCTGGATGCTGCGCGTTCATGTGGACTTAAGACGGCTATGTCCTTCGCGAGCACGCATCTGATCCATTAA
- a CDS encoding ABC transporter ATP-binding protein, translated as MQFRNRKFDNAPAALKIDDLVVRTAGDGDPVTILDGIDVIIRQGETVCLVGESGSGKSVTSLAIMGLLPKGALEVSGGRIEFDGRNLIELDASAMRKLRASRISMIFQEPMTALNPVMKVGDQIEEVLDSHARLPAHEKRKRVVDIMQQVHLPDVERIYGSYPHQLSGGQRQRIMIAMALILEPKLLIADEPTTALDVTTQNQVLKLIAELQERHGTAVLFITHDMGVVAEIADTVYVMRHGELVERAPIETLLRSPQQDYTRNLLKSVPSLIPRDARPPTDAGPVLDVEGLAKIYDTRGLFRKGRETRAVQDVRFAIRPGRTLGIVGESGSGKSTVARCIMRLIDPTEGRIKVGNADIARLGRVALQLYRKQIQIVFQDPFRSLNPRWTIGDSLIEGPRNFGQSRRQALAQARELMELVGLPADALGRYPHQFSGGQRQRVAIARAIAMRPDILVADEAVSALDVSVQAQVLKLLDDLQEKLGIAILFITHDLRVAAQICDEVVVMQHGRIVEHDTAANVLASPRHDYTRALIEAAPGRHWDFGNFREIATN; from the coding sequence ATGCAGTTCCGAAACCGCAAGTTCGACAACGCGCCGGCCGCACTAAAAATCGACGATCTCGTCGTGCGTACGGCCGGCGACGGCGACCCCGTCACGATCCTTGACGGAATCGACGTGATCATCCGCCAGGGCGAAACCGTGTGTCTTGTGGGCGAAAGCGGCTCGGGCAAGTCGGTCACCTCGCTCGCCATAATGGGACTTCTGCCCAAGGGCGCGCTCGAAGTCTCGGGCGGACGCATCGAGTTCGACGGCCGCAACCTCATAGAGCTCGACGCATCGGCGATGCGTAAATTGCGCGCCAGTCGAATCTCGATGATCTTCCAGGAGCCGATGACCGCGCTCAACCCGGTCATGAAGGTGGGCGATCAGATCGAGGAGGTGCTGGACAGCCACGCCCGACTTCCCGCGCACGAAAAGCGGAAGCGTGTCGTCGATATCATGCAGCAGGTCCATCTGCCTGATGTCGAGCGCATCTACGGCTCCTACCCGCACCAGCTTTCGGGCGGCCAGCGCCAGCGCATCATGATCGCTATGGCGCTTATCCTTGAGCCGAAGCTGTTGATCGCCGACGAGCCGACCACGGCGCTCGACGTGACGACCCAGAACCAGGTTCTCAAGCTGATCGCTGAGCTTCAGGAACGGCACGGGACGGCCGTGCTCTTCATCACGCACGACATGGGCGTCGTCGCCGAGATTGCCGACACCGTCTATGTCATGCGCCACGGCGAGCTCGTGGAACGCGCGCCCATCGAGACACTCCTGCGCTCTCCGCAGCAGGATTACACGCGCAATCTTCTCAAATCGGTGCCCAGCCTCATTCCGCGCGACGCGCGGCCCCCGACTGATGCCGGACCGGTGCTGGATGTCGAGGGGCTGGCGAAGATCTACGACACGCGCGGCCTGTTCCGAAAAGGTCGCGAGACGCGCGCGGTGCAGGATGTGCGTTTTGCGATCCGGCCGGGGCGGACGCTCGGCATCGTCGGCGAAAGCGGTTCGGGCAAGTCCACCGTCGCGCGGTGTATCATGCGGCTGATTGACCCAACCGAAGGTCGCATCAAGGTGGGCAATGCAGACATCGCAAGGCTCGGCCGCGTCGCGCTGCAACTGTACCGCAAGCAAATCCAGATCGTCTTCCAGGACCCCTTCCGCTCGCTCAATCCGCGCTGGACAATCGGCGACAGCCTCATCGAGGGGCCGCGGAACTTCGGGCAGTCACGCAGGCAAGCGCTCGCCCAAGCGCGCGAACTCATGGAGTTGGTCGGCCTGCCTGCGGACGCGCTCGGGCGCTACCCGCACCAATTTTCGGGCGGTCAGCGCCAGCGGGTGGCGATCGCCCGCGCCATTGCCATGCGACCGGATATCCTCGTCGCGGACGAAGCCGTCTCGGCGCTCGACGTTTCGGTGCAGGCGCAAGTGCTTAAGCTGCTCGACGACCTTCAGGAAAAGCTCGGCATCGCCATTCTGTTCATCACGCATGACCTGCGTGTCGCAGCGCAGATCTGCGACGAGGTCGTCGTCATGCAGCACGGCAGGATTGTCGAGCACGACACTGCCGCGAATGTGCTCGCCAGCCCGCGCCACGATTACACGCGCGCACTGATCGAGGCCGCGCCCGGCCGCCACTGGGACTTCGGCAATTTCAGGGAAATCGCGACGAACTGA